TGCTCCAGGGCCCGGGCCGCGGTGATGAGTCCGCCGCTGCGCTCGCTGGCCTCGGCCACCACCACCGCCAGTGACAATCCGCTGACAATGCGGTTGCGCAACGGGAACTGGTGCGGCTCCGGCACGGCCCGGGGCGCCAGTTCCGAGAGCACCAGCCCCCGCACTTCCAACTGCTGGCGAACATCCGTGTTGCCGGCCGGGTATCCGGAATCCAACCCTGCCCCCAGCACGGCGATGGAGGAGCCCACCTCCTGCAGGGCCGCCAGATGGGCATGCCGGTCGATGCCGTACGCCATGCCGGAGACCACCGCCACGCCACAGCGGGCCAGCCCGCCGGCCAGCCGCACGGCCATGCTGCGTCCGTAGTCAGAACATTTTCGCGCGCCCACCACTGCCACGCAGATGCTGTCCAGCAGCGTCAAATCGCCGACGTAGTACAGAAACAGCGGCGGGTCCGCAATCTGGCGCAGCCGTTGGGGATATCTGGGATGCGACCACAGCAGCACATGACGTCCGCCTTCTGCCGCCTGCCGCCATTCCTCCTCGGCCTGCGGCCGCCAGAGGGCGTCGCGAAATCCCTGGACCACGCGCGCCGTCGCCAGCCGCCGTTCCTCCCAGGTCTGCACCTGGGAAACCGCCTGCCACGCGCTGCCATGCGCCTCCAGCAGGCGCTTCCAGGTGCGGGGGCCAATGCCGGGGGTGTGCTTGAGGGCCAGACAGGCCCAGAACTCATATCGCGGATCTACCGGCTTGCCGTATGCCCCGTATTCCTCGGGAGCTTCCGCCACGCCGGCCAAGCCGGGGGGCCGCAAAAAACCTGGGACAGGCATGCCGTGACGCGTGTGGCGCGAGTGCATGGAGTGCCGCCCGTACTGCATGCCCTCTACTTGAGCCTGCCCTGCAGCGCGTCTGTGGCTGTTTTGGCAGCGCTGGAGCGTGGATACTCTTTGACGAGGGTTCCCAGATAGAAGCGGGCATTGGGCTTGTCCCCCAACTGCTCGTAGGCAAGCCCGATCTTGAGCAGGGCCGCGGAGGCTCTGTCGTGTTTGGGATAGCGGGTCGTCACATCCTTGAAGGCGAGGATGGCCTGCGCGTAGCGCTTGTCCTGGAAATACGTCTCGCCCAGCCAGTAATAGGCATTGGGCAGCATGCCGCCCTTGGGGTTTTCCTGAATGTAGGCCGTGAGCATCTGCCGGCCGCGTTCGACCTTGCCGGCCTGCACCAGCTTGACGGCCTCCTCCACACTCGCGGGGCTCGCGGCGGCGGGCTTGGCGCCGGCGGCGGGGGGTGTCGGCGTGGCGGGGGGTGTCGGGGCGGCTCCGGGGGTGTTTTCCTGAACGATGGGCCTGGAGACAATGCGATAGGGATCCAGCCCGGCCGCGACGGCGGGGTCCTCGCCCTCAGCGGCGGCCGATCCTCCCCCGTAGCCAGGAATGCCCGGCGAGGGCTTGGAGACGGGACGCTTGACGACTTCCGGTGCAGCGGGTGGCTCCGGAAGATTGGGAACGAACACGGAAAGGACCGGATCTGCTGCCGGGGATTTTTCGGATGGGGGCTGGACGGGCACGGGTTGCGTCACCAGGGGCGCAGGCGTGGCCGGTTCCGGGTGGAGCGTTGAAGGCTGTTGCTCGGCGACGATTTTTGGGGCAGGTTCCTGCGTCGCAGGGGGGGCCCAGTCCGCTGGAGCAGCGGGAGCCGGCGGAGCCTGGGGAATCTGCGCAGCCCGGGCAGCAGCAGCGCGCAGTTGGCGTCCGGCCTTGATTTCCTGCAGCAGGCGCGTTTTTTCCTTGCCATCCGCCAGGAGGCTGTCTTCGATGAGCCCAAGACGAGTCGAGGTTTCCGCCCGTGCGATATCCTGCCCGACTGCCAGTTGCTCCACCGTGCCGCCCATGGAGTCCAGGCGCTCTTCCAGCTCCTCCACCTGCTGCCGGGAGGCACAGCCGCACAGCATGACGCCGCAGAGCAAGGACACCAGCAACAGGACGGGCACGGCACGGCCTGCACGTCTGCCCCTGGAGCGCGGGCATGTCCGGAACGTCCGGGGAGCGGCGGGAGCAGCGGTGCGACTCATCTCGTGACCTCCTTGGCGGACGCACGCGGAATTGGCCGGCACGCCGCGGGCGGGCACCCCGTTCCGCGCCGGAACAAGACGCTCCCGACAGGCGTCAGGCCGCGGAACACACCAGCAGCACCACGACGGCAGCAGCCTCATCCGGGCTGGCGAAGGGACGCCGCGTCGCAACAGTGCCATGCTGATGCATTGCATTACAATATGGAATAGTGGTACAGACAATTTGTCCGAAACACAATACCCCTCCGCACAATACTACTGCCGGAGGCCATGCGGGAACCATCATGGATATTGGGCTGAACGAGGTGCTGGTCTGGGTGCGATTGGCTTCCACCAGCATTGTGGCCATGCTTTTGCTCACTGTGGGTGCAGCGCCTTTGGTTGCTGCGACAAGCCAGCATCTGGCCAAGGTGCGCGAACGCATCTTTTACGACAAGTTCGCAAAGCAGATTGCCCAGATGGGCCTTGTGCTCGGCCTGTGCACCCTGCCCTTCACTGCAGGCGTGTGGGCCGTACTGTACATGCAGCATCCTGTCGCCAGCATTCCGGCACTGTCGCACCCGCTGCTTGCACCGCCTGCCTTGCTGCCGTTTGGCCTCTATATTCTGGGGCTGGCGCTGTGCACCATTCACGCGGCGAACTGGAGCCGTTGGAAGGGGAGGCGATTCCTGCAGTCGTTGTTTGCCTGGGGCGGCTGGCTGGCCCTGACGACCGCCGGCGTGGGGCTGCTCACCCTCAAACGGACCATGAACGCCTATCCGGACGCCTTTGCCGTGGACCCCTCGCTGTCGTCTTACGTCTCCGCCATCCGCACCATCCCGCTGTTGTCTTCGCTGTGGCCATTCCTGGGCGTGGCGGTGTTCGGCGGCTTGGCCGGCGCGGGAACCCTGGGCGCGGTGTACTGTCTTTCGCGGCGGGACAAGGAAGACTACGGGCGGGACTACTATGCCTTTGCCCTCAAGGCGGCCTCCTGGTGGGGCGCCTTCGGCAGCGCCCTGGCGGGTGCAGCGGCGGGGGGATACATGGTTCTGGTGCATGCCCGCTTTCCCGACGCCTGGCAGGCACTGCCCGCCCAATCCGGCCTGGCTGCGGCAGGCATCATGCTCCTGCTGGCGCTGTGCCTGCTGAGCGTGGCCGGCAGCGCCACCCCCCTGCGCCGCAAGAGCACCAACTACCTGGGCGCGCTCCTGCTGCTCACGGCGGCGCTGGCCATGGGCTATCCGGTCATGTACCTGTACACGTTGTTTTAGGACATTTTAATTTTGAAAAAGGACCAACGCTCCCCCCTTTGGAAACTTCAGAAAGGTTTTCCCCCGAGAGTTCTTTTCATTCCAACGAGACCTTCACAGTCCCGAGGCGTTTCCCGAATCGCTGACGCCCGGAATCTCCGGCAGATTGAGCTCGAACCGGGGCCGGGTGATGACGTCGGCCACGGCGCGATCGTCCTGATACACCACCCCCAGAATGGCCACCTCCCCTTCCAGGGACATGAGCACGTGCACGCTGCGTCCTTGCGAGCCGAACACCTGCCGCAACTGTTCCGTGCGTGGCGAGCCGTACTTGCCGGTGAGCAGACCCACCAGGGTCAGGTGCGCCTGTTCCGCCTCGCGGGGGTTCGGGTAGGCCCTGCTGGCAGAAATCTGCACAATGGCGCGGGATTGCGGATCCAGCCACAGGGAATGGAAGTCGAACAGCCCGGAATCGACCAGTGGTGACACCTCTGCCTTGAGCAAGCCCGGCTCCACTGGCGCAGCGGCGCCCTCCCAGCGCTGACCCAGCACATAGCCGAAGGCGCCGTCGATGGCGGATGCCTGTTCCGGCGCCGTCTCCTGACCGGCCTCCCCGACGACCGTTTTGGTGACATTGCCGGTGACGGTTTCGGCGTCAGAGGCGGCAGGGACGCTGACGGCCAGGGCCAGGGCAAGCACTGGCCACGCAAAAAACGCTCGCATCCAGTTCATCACAACGCCTTGGACGTGGCCATCAGGTAGAGTTCATGCGGATCAAGGATGAGCACCACCGAGCCGTCGCCCATGATGGTGGCCCCGGAGATGCCGCGCAGATCGCCCAGGAACTCGGACAGCGGCTTGATGACGATTTCCTGCCGCTCCAAGAGCTTGTCCACCACCACACCCAGGCGGCGGTCGTTGTCCTGCAGCACCACCACGGAGAGGATGTGTTCCTTCTTGCCACTGGCGGGCAGTTCCAGCATTTCCCGCAGATTGACGATGCCCAACACCTCGCCGCGCAGGGTGACGGCCTTGCGGTTGTTCACATCCGTCAGGCGGCGGGCCTCCAGCTTGGTGGTTTCGGAGACGGCGTCCAGGGGAATGGCGTAGGTCTCGCCGGCCACCTGGACCATGAGGGCGTCGATGATGGCCAGGGTAAGGGGCAAGGTGAGGATGAACTTGGTGCCCTTGCCCACGGTGGACTGGATGGACACCGTGCCCTTGAGATTCTTGATGTTGGTGCGCACCACATCCATGCCCACGCCGCGGCCGGAAATGTCCGTGATGGTTTCGGCGGATGAGAAGCCCGGGGCGAAGATGAGCTCCATGGCCTCGCGGTCGTCCAGGGCCTTGGCTTCCTCTTCCGAGATGATGCCCTTGCGCACGGCCACCTGACGCATCTTGTTGGGATCGATGCCCTTGCCGTCGTCTTCCACCTCAATGGCCACGGAGTTGCCGCGGTGGTAGGCCCGCAGGGAGACGGTGCCCAGGGCAGGCTTGCCGGCCTCGCGGCGCACGTCCTCGGATTCGATGCCGTGGTCCACGGAGTTGCGGATAAGGTGGACCAGGGGATCGCCGATCACTTCCACCACGCTCTTGTCCAGTTCCGTTTCCTCGCCTTCGGTGAGCAGTTGCACCTGCTTGCCGGACTTGCGGGAGAGGTCGCGCACCAGGCGGGGGAAGCGGGAAAAGACCGTCTGCACCGGGACCATGCGCACCTTCATGATGGTGTCTTGCAGGTCGTCGGAGATACGGGCCATGGCGTAGGTGGTTTCGGTCATGTGCTGGGCCATTTCCGAAAGATCGATGGCCCCGCTCTTGTCTTCCAGCTGCTTGGCCAGCAAGGCGAAACGGTTGCGGTTGATGATGAGCTCGCCGATGAGGTTCATCAGGTGGTCGAGCTTTTCATGATCCACGCGGATGGTGGAGGAAACCTTGGGCTTGCCGGTGGTGCGGTCGTCGTCATTGTCCGCCGGAGTCCGGGGGGCGGCAGGCGGGGCAGGCGCGGCAGGCGCAGGCTTGGGCGCAGGCTTGGGCGCAGGCTTGGGCGCAGGCTTGGGTGCGGGCGCAGGTTCCGGCTTGGGCGCAGGCTTGGGTGCGGGCGCAGGTTCCGGCTTGGGTTCCGGCTTGGGCGCGGGCGCGGGCGCAGGCTCCGGCTTGGGTGCGGGCGCGGGCTCCGGCTTGGGTGCGGGCGCGGGTGCGGGTGCGGGCGCAGGCTCCGTCTCGCCCTTCATGTCCGCCACGGCGCGGTGGAGCATGTCTGCCAGGATGGACGTTTCCTGGCGCATGATGTCGGCCAGGGCGTCGAAGGGCAGGCTGGCCTTGCGGGCCTGATCCACCAGCCCGGCGGTGCGCTCGGCGTACTGGCGCACTTCGTCCAGGCCCATGTAGGCGCTGGAGTTCTGCAAGGTGGTGAGGGAGCGGAACAGGGCATCGACATATTCGGTGCGGGTGCCGTCCCTGGCCAGCTCGGTCATGGCCACGTCGATGGAGCCGAGTTGCTGCTTGACCGTATCCTCAAAGATGCTCACATCTTCGGGATCGTAGGCAGGCCTTGCCGGCTGGGCCGGAGTGGTCTTGGTCTCCTGGGCCTGGGCGTCGGCCAAAAAGGCTCGTTGCAGCTCGTCCTCGTCCATTGCCTCATCCGCATCCATTGCCGCATCCGCATCCGCCGCGGTGGGGGCAGCGGCTGGCGCAGGCTCGGCGTCATGGTGCGCGGAGGGTTCGGGGGCCGGTTCCTCGCGGCCCGGCAGGGGGGCCACTTCGCCCGTCTCCGAAGCCTTGCTGAGCAGCTGCACCAGATCGTCGATGGACACTGGCGAAGCAATGCCGGTTTTTGGATCCACGCCGGCCACCAGGATTTCGATGCGGTCCACCACGGCCAGCAGCAGATCAATGAGCTGACGGGAGCAGTCCATTTCCCCTTTGCGGACGCGGTTGAGCAGGGTTTCGGCCTCGTGGGTCAAGCCGTTGAGTTCAGCAAAGCCGATGATGCCGGAATTGCCCTTGAAATTGTGGAAGTAGCGGAACAGGTCGTTAACGATTTCACCGCCGTGCTGCTGCTCCAGCACCAGCAGTCCGGCATTGAGATTCTCCACCATTTCCGCAGCTTCTTCCAGAAAGTCGTTGAGATGCCCCTCGCCAAACGCCGTGAGCTGATACGGCGGGATGGACACGAGCTGCGCGGCCTTGGTTGCTGGCGCTGGTGCGCTGGCCGACGTTTCCGCCGGCGCGGGCGCGGGCGGGGCGGACGCCACATGCTCCCCGGCGAGCAGGGCTTCGATGATGGCGATGATGGGATCCACGGCCACATCGCCTTCGCGCCCCTGGCGTTCCAGATTTTCGATCATCTGGCGCAGGGCATCCGTA
This sequence is a window from Megalodesulfovibrio gigas DSM 1382 = ATCC 19364. Protein-coding genes within it:
- the dprA gene encoding DNA-processing protein DprA → MPVPGFLRPPGLAGVAEAPEEYGAYGKPVDPRYEFWACLALKHTPGIGPRTWKRLLEAHGSAWQAVSQVQTWEERRLATARVVQGFRDALWRPQAEEEWRQAAEGGRHVLLWSHPRYPQRLRQIADPPLFLYYVGDLTLLDSICVAVVGARKCSDYGRSMAVRLAGGLARCGVAVVSGMAYGIDRHAHLAALQEVGSSIAVLGAGLDSGYPAGNTDVRQQLEVRGLVLSELAPRAVPEPHQFPLRNRIVSGLSLAVVVAEASERSGGLITAARALEQNREVMAVPGQADWPSYVGCLRLINDGARAVATAEDVLRELAPHLTEQVAHAARVATAFVPASVSASAPASVSASSASGRPRVPSLPAPTTAPAPVPATAPVPGLALPPDLEDDERNVWEVLPEQGTRHIDDVCQLLGWEAGRVSRALVGLELAGAARQLPGMRYVRGDGS
- the ybgF gene encoding tol-pal system protein YbgF — encoded protein: MPVLLLVSLLCGVMLCGCASRQQVEELEERLDSMGGTVEQLAVGQDIARAETSTRLGLIEDSLLADGKEKTRLLQEIKAGRQLRAAAARAAQIPQAPPAPAAPADWAPPATQEPAPKIVAEQQPSTLHPEPATPAPLVTQPVPVQPPSEKSPAADPVLSVFVPNLPEPPAAPEVVKRPVSKPSPGIPGYGGGSAAAEGEDPAVAAGLDPYRIVSRPIVQENTPGAAPTPPATPTPPAAGAKPAAASPASVEEAVKLVQAGKVERGRQMLTAYIQENPKGGMLPNAYYWLGETYFQDKRYAQAILAFKDVTTRYPKHDRASAALLKIGLAYEQLGDKPNARFYLGTLVKEYPRSSAAKTATDALQGRLK
- a CDS encoding chemotaxis protein CheA, producing MSQEFMDQEIIADFIIEAREHLETIEPNLLELEKSPGNLALLNEIFRPMHSLKGASGFLGFAQMNRLAHKAENILDELRQGAMPVTPEMMDVILQATDALRQMIENLERQGREGDVAVDPIIAIIEALLAGEHVASAPPAPAPAETSASAPAPATKAAQLVSIPPYQLTAFGEGHLNDFLEEAAEMVENLNAGLLVLEQQHGGEIVNDLFRYFHNFKGNSGIIGFAELNGLTHEAETLLNRVRKGEMDCSRQLIDLLLAVVDRIEILVAGVDPKTGIASPVSIDDLVQLLSKASETGEVAPLPGREEPAPEPSAHHDAEPAPAAAPTAADADAAMDADEAMDEDELQRAFLADAQAQETKTTPAQPARPAYDPEDVSIFEDTVKQQLGSIDVAMTELARDGTRTEYVDALFRSLTTLQNSSAYMGLDEVRQYAERTAGLVDQARKASLPFDALADIMRQETSILADMLHRAVADMKGETEPAPAPAPAPAPKPEPAPAPKPEPAPAPAPKPEPKPEPAPAPKPAPKPEPAPAPKPAPKPAPKPAPKPAPAAPAPPAAPRTPADNDDDRTTGKPKVSSTIRVDHEKLDHLMNLIGELIINRNRFALLAKQLEDKSGAIDLSEMAQHMTETTYAMARISDDLQDTIMKVRMVPVQTVFSRFPRLVRDLSRKSGKQVQLLTEGEETELDKSVVEVIGDPLVHLIRNSVDHGIESEDVRREAGKPALGTVSLRAYHRGNSVAIEVEDDGKGIDPNKMRQVAVRKGIISEEEAKALDDREAMELIFAPGFSSAETITDISGRGVGMDVVRTNIKNLKGTVSIQSTVGKGTKFILTLPLTLAIIDALMVQVAGETYAIPLDAVSETTKLEARRLTDVNNRKAVTLRGEVLGIVNLREMLELPASGKKEHILSVVVLQDNDRRLGVVVDKLLERQEIVIKPLSEFLGDLRGISGATIMGDGSVVLILDPHELYLMATSKAL